A genome region from Archaeoglobus fulgidus DSM 4304 includes the following:
- the rpl3p gene encoding 50S ribosomal protein L3, with translation MKYHRPRRGSLAFSPRKRAKSIVPRIRAWPECDRVRMQGFAGYKAGMTHVVMIDDRKNSPTYGEEVVVPVTVIETPPMKVAAVRVYKKTQYGMQIAAEVWSNNLDDFLDRRLNLPKKEPDVEKLKAAVENGASEVRVVTYTQPYLITGVPKKVPDVMEHRIGGNVEEALDYAISKLGKEISVSEVFDEGAIIDVIAVTKGKGFQGPVKRWGVITLDAKHARSSKHRRVGNLGPWNPHHVRWTVPQAGQMGFHQRTEYNKRLIKIGENGEEITPKGGFLHYGVIRTQYVLVTGSVPGPVKRLIRMRDAIRPPKAHFDGVNIVYVSTTSKQGR, from the coding sequence ATGAAGTATCACAGACCGAGAAGGGGTTCTTTAGCGTTTTCTCCAAGAAAAAGGGCTAAGAGCATCGTTCCAAGAATCAGAGCATGGCCGGAGTGTGACAGAGTTAGGATGCAGGGATTTGCAGGATACAAGGCTGGGATGACACACGTTGTGATGATAGACGACAGGAAGAACTCTCCCACATACGGTGAGGAGGTTGTGGTTCCTGTTACGGTAATAGAAACACCGCCGATGAAAGTTGCGGCAGTGAGGGTTTACAAGAAAACTCAGTACGGAATGCAGATTGCAGCAGAAGTTTGGAGCAACAATCTGGACGATTTTCTCGACAGAAGGCTGAATCTGCCAAAGAAGGAGCCGGATGTGGAGAAGCTCAAAGCAGCGGTGGAGAATGGGGCTTCGGAGGTGAGGGTTGTAACCTACACTCAGCCTTACCTCATCACTGGAGTTCCCAAGAAGGTTCCTGACGTGATGGAGCACAGGATTGGAGGAAATGTTGAGGAAGCTTTGGATTACGCAATTTCCAAGCTCGGTAAAGAGATTAGCGTTTCGGAAGTTTTTGATGAGGGAGCGATTATCGACGTTATTGCTGTAACAAAGGGTAAGGGCTTCCAGGGGCCTGTTAAGAGGTGGGGAGTGATTACGCTGGATGCAAAGCATGCGAGGAGCAGCAAGCACAGGAGAGTGGGTAATCTTGGCCCGTGGAATCCGCACCACGTGAGGTGGACGGTTCCGCAGGCAGGTCAGATGGGATTCCACCAGAGAACTGAGTACAACAAGAGGCTCATCAAGATTGGAGAGAACGGAGAGGAGATTACGCCAAAGGGCGGATTTCTGCACTACGGAGTTATCAGAACTCAGTATGTCCTTGTAACCGGCTCTGTTCCGGGGCCGGTGAAGAGGCTGATAAGGATGAGGGATGCGATAAGACCACCGAAGGCGCATTTTGATGGTGTGAATATTGTTTACGTTAGCACAACGTCCAAGCAGGGGAGATGA
- the rpl4p gene encoding 50S ribosomal protein L4, which translates to MKAKVLNLKGEVTEEIELPEVFAEEFRPDIIKRAVLALQSHRRQPYGPNPLSGVDYSWENWGPGHGYARVPRWKLGRRAVVVPQAVGGRRAHPPKPERKWAEKINKKEMRKALKSAIAATANEELVRQRSHVFEGELPKVVSNELESVKRTKDVAEVFRAIGVYADVERAKERKRYRAGRGKMRGRRYVKKKSVLLVVGKDDGVVKAAKNLPGVDAVVVKDLNVELLAPGCHPGRLTVWTKSAVEYLGEWLC; encoded by the coding sequence ATGAAGGCCAAGGTTTTGAACCTGAAGGGAGAGGTAACAGAGGAAATAGAGCTTCCCGAAGTGTTTGCAGAGGAGTTCAGACCTGACATCATCAAGAGGGCTGTTCTGGCCCTTCAGTCTCATCGCAGGCAGCCATACGGCCCGAATCCGCTGAGCGGTGTTGACTACTCGTGGGAGAACTGGGGACCGGGGCATGGATATGCGAGAGTTCCGAGGTGGAAGCTGGGCAGAAGGGCTGTTGTCGTTCCTCAGGCTGTCGGTGGGAGAAGGGCACATCCGCCAAAGCCGGAGAGAAAGTGGGCGGAGAAGATAAACAAGAAGGAAATGAGAAAGGCTTTGAAGTCAGCGATTGCAGCTACTGCAAATGAGGAGCTTGTGAGGCAGAGAAGCCACGTTTTCGAGGGAGAGCTGCCGAAGGTTGTGAGCAATGAACTGGAGTCGGTGAAGAGAACAAAGGACGTTGCGGAGGTTTTCAGGGCAATTGGCGTTTACGCTGATGTGGAGAGGGCGAAGGAGAGGAAGAGATACAGGGCCGGCAGAGGGAAGATGAGAGGAAGGAGATACGTCAAAAAGAAGAGCGTTCTGCTTGTTGTAGGGAAGGATGATGGAGTTGTGAAGGCTGCAAAGAATCTTCCGGGAGTGGATGCGGTGGTTGTTAAGGATTTGAATGTAGAGCTTCTCGCTCCCGGCTGTCATCCAGGAAGGCTTACTGTGTGGACAAAATCGGCAGTTGAGTATCTGGGTGAGTGGTTATGCTGA
- the rpl14p gene encoding 50S ribosomal protein L14 produces the protein MKAIRANIPRALPTGARLVCADNTGARELEIIAVKGYKGVRRRYPAAGVGDIVVVTVKKGTPEIRKQVHYAVIVRQRKEYRRPDGTRVKFEDNAAVITNERGEPRGSEIRGAVAREAAERFSKIGTIASVIV, from the coding sequence ATGAAGGCAATAAGAGCTAACATTCCAAGAGCGCTGCCAACAGGAGCGAGGCTTGTTTGCGCCGACAACACCGGAGCGAGGGAGCTTGAAATTATTGCGGTAAAGGGATACAAGGGCGTCAGGAGGAGATATCCCGCTGCAGGCGTAGGAGACATAGTTGTTGTGACCGTAAAGAAGGGAACTCCCGAAATAAGGAAGCAGGTTCACTATGCAGTCATAGTGAGGCAGAGAAAGGAGTACCGCAGACCAGACGGAACGAGGGTGAAGTTTGAGGACAACGCTGCAGTGATTACAAACGAGAGGGGAGAGCCTAGGGGCTCGGAAATCAGAGGTGCTGTTGCGAGAGAGGCTGCGGAGCGCTTTAGCAAAATAGGCACCATTGCATCCGTAATCGTGTGA
- a CDS encoding 50S ribosomal protein L5, translated as MQAVEMEKKAGNENPMREVVLDKVVINIGVGESGERHKKAYSLLEELVEQKPAITYAKMTIKNFGIRKGEAIGIKVTLRGEKALKFLKDALTVKENRLSRKSIGEGYFAFGIAEHIDLPGVDYDPDVGIFGMDVCVSLKRRGYRVARRRRKKAKIATSHRVTKEDTIRWLESLGVIVE; from the coding sequence ATGCAGGCGGTTGAGATGGAAAAGAAGGCAGGAAATGAAAATCCGATGAGGGAAGTGGTGCTGGACAAGGTTGTCATCAACATAGGCGTTGGTGAGAGCGGAGAGAGACACAAGAAAGCTTACAGCCTGCTTGAAGAGCTTGTAGAGCAGAAGCCTGCAATAACTTACGCCAAGATGACTATCAAGAATTTCGGAATCAGGAAGGGAGAGGCGATTGGAATTAAGGTAACCCTTCGCGGTGAGAAGGCACTTAAGTTCCTTAAGGATGCGCTCACCGTTAAGGAGAACAGGCTGAGCCGAAAATCGATTGGAGAGGGTTACTTTGCCTTTGGCATTGCCGAGCACATTGATTTGCCGGGAGTGGATTACGATCCCGATGTCGGTATTTTTGGCATGGACGTGTGCGTGTCTCTGAAAAGAAGGGGCTACAGAGTTGCGAGAAGGAGAAGAAAGAAGGCCAAGATTGCGACTTCCCATAGAGTGACAAAGGAGGACACCATCCGTTGGCTCGAATCTCTGGGGGTGATTGTGGAATGA
- a CDS encoding 50S ribosomal protein L18 — MARGPRYKVPLRRRREGKTNYRKRLKLLLSRKPRLVVRITNRRVIAQIVEYAPEGDRVVVGVDSAMLREFGWKGDLNNTPAAYLTGILIAKKALQKGIGEAVLDIGLHTPTRGSRVFAVLRGAVEGGLEVPHSDEVLPDDSRIRGEHIAAYYEMNPERFGEYEKRGLKPSDLPAHVDEIKEKLMVIS, encoded by the coding sequence TTGGCAAGAGGTCCGAGATACAAGGTTCCCCTCAGGAGAAGAAGAGAGGGTAAGACGAACTACAGGAAAAGACTTAAGCTGCTCCTTTCAAGGAAGCCAAGACTGGTTGTGAGAATTACCAACAGGAGAGTCATCGCTCAGATTGTTGAGTACGCCCCAGAAGGGGACAGAGTTGTTGTCGGTGTGGATTCAGCAATGCTGAGGGAATTTGGATGGAAAGGGGACCTGAACAACACCCCCGCTGCCTACCTGACGGGCATTCTCATAGCCAAGAAAGCTTTGCAGAAGGGCATTGGCGAGGCTGTTCTGGACATCGGCCTCCACACCCCGACGAGGGGCTCAAGGGTTTTTGCAGTGCTGAGAGGAGCGGTTGAAGGAGGGCTGGAAGTTCCTCACAGCGATGAGGTTCTGCCAGACGATTCGAGAATCAGGGGTGAGCACATTGCAGCCTACTACGAAATGAATCCCGAAAGGTTTGGTGAGTACGAGAAGAGAGGTTTGAAGCCCTCAGATTTGCCCGCTCACGTTGATGAGATTAAGGAGAAGCTGATGGTGATATCATGA
- the rplV gene encoding 50S ribosomal protein L22: MARVNYAYKPEDETKAAKAMGYEMPISFKHAVEICRAIRGKKIEEARKLLEDVVEMKRAIPFKRHKKKVAHRRGLEKWYAGRYPQKAAKYVLKVLRNLEANAEYKGLDVENLVIVHAQAQKGRVIERYMPRAFGRATPRFQQLTTVELVAEVR, encoded by the coding sequence ATGGCGAGGGTTAACTACGCTTACAAACCTGAGGATGAGACAAAGGCTGCGAAGGCGATGGGCTACGAGATGCCGATCAGCTTCAAGCATGCCGTTGAAATTTGCAGGGCAATCAGGGGAAAGAAGATAGAGGAGGCAAGGAAGCTGCTTGAGGACGTTGTGGAGATGAAGAGGGCAATTCCCTTCAAGAGGCACAAGAAGAAGGTTGCACACAGAAGGGGATTGGAGAAGTGGTATGCAGGAAGGTATCCTCAGAAGGCCGCAAAGTACGTGCTTAAGGTTCTGAGAAACCTTGAGGCGAATGCAGAGTATAAGGGGCTTGATGTGGAGAATCTCGTCATAGTGCATGCTCAGGCCCAGAAGGGGAGGGTTATTGAGAGATACATGCCGAGAGCATTTGGAAGGGCAACTCCGAGGTTTCAGCAGCTTACGACGGTAGAGCTTGTGGCAGAGGTGAGGTAA
- a CDS encoding 50S ribosomal protein L19e, translated as MDLSLQRRLAASVLKCGENRVWFDPAALEDIATAATKQDIRELIEQGVIKRKPVNGVSRARINKRKLQKRKGRRRGHGSRKGAKGARMPRKRMWILRIRALRKALRQMKAEGVVDRRTYRILYRKAKGGEFRSVAHLKIYVEQMKR; from the coding sequence ATGGATTTGAGTTTACAGCGCAGGCTTGCAGCATCTGTGTTGAAGTGCGGTGAAAACAGAGTGTGGTTTGATCCAGCTGCTTTGGAAGATATTGCCACAGCGGCAACAAAGCAGGACATAAGGGAGCTAATTGAGCAGGGTGTGATAAAGAGAAAGCCCGTAAATGGCGTTAGCAGGGCGAGGATAAACAAGAGAAAGCTCCAGAAGAGAAAGGGCAGGAGAAGAGGTCACGGCAGCAGAAAGGGAGCGAAGGGAGCGAGGATGCCAAGAAAGAGAATGTGGATTCTCAGAATCAGAGCTTTAAGGAAAGCTTTGAGGCAGATGAAGGCTGAGGGCGTTGTGGACAGGAGAACTTACAGAATCCTTTACAGAAAGGCGAAGGGTGGAGAGTTCAGGAGCGTTGCCCACCTTAAGATTTATGTTGAGCAGATGAAGAGGTGA
- a CDS encoding 30S ribosomal protein S8, producing the protein MSVDTLSNAMIAIKNAEMVGEKKCEIKPASKLIGNVLKVMKDYGYIKGFEYVENHRGGKFIVELSGNINDCGAIRPRFSSSVTEYEMYEKRYLPARDFGILIVSTTKGVMSQKDARKQRLGGVLLAYVY; encoded by the coding sequence ATGAGCGTTGATACTCTGTCAAATGCCATGATAGCGATAAAGAACGCTGAGATGGTGGGAGAGAAAAAGTGCGAAATCAAGCCAGCTTCAAAGCTAATCGGCAACGTGCTCAAAGTGATGAAGGATTACGGATACATCAAGGGCTTCGAGTACGTCGAGAACCACAGGGGTGGGAAGTTCATAGTGGAGCTTTCCGGAAACATCAACGATTGCGGAGCTATAAGGCCAAGGTTCTCGTCGTCCGTCACAGAGTACGAGATGTACGAGAAAAGATACCTGCCTGCCAGGGACTTCGGGATTCTGATTGTTTCAACAACAAAGGGTGTTATGTCGCAGAAGGATGCGAGAAAACAGAGGTTGGGAGGTGTTCTCCTTGCTTACGTCTACTGA
- the rplX gene encoding 50S ribosomal protein L24, which produces MAVPKSKQPRKQRRWLYKTAKLHERHKLLHATLSKDLRKKYGKRAIRVRKGDKVRIMRGQFAGHEGRVLEVDMKRCRITVDGVTVTKADGTEVAVPIHPSNVMITDFGEVDEVRKKILER; this is translated from the coding sequence ATGGCAGTTCCCAAATCAAAGCAGCCGAGGAAGCAGAGAAGGTGGCTTTACAAGACGGCCAAGCTTCACGAGAGGCACAAGCTTCTTCACGCTACTCTATCCAAGGATTTGAGAAAGAAGTACGGAAAGAGGGCAATCAGAGTCAGAAAGGGGGACAAAGTGAGAATCATGAGGGGTCAGTTTGCCGGACATGAGGGAAGAGTGCTTGAGGTTGACATGAAGAGGTGCAGAATCACGGTTGATGGCGTTACTGTCACCAAAGCTGACGGGACTGAGGTTGCGGTTCCGATTCATCCGTCAAATGTTATGATCACAGACTTCGGCGAAGTGGACGAGGTCAGAAAGAAAATCCTTGAGAGGTGA
- a CDS encoding 50S ribosomal protein L32e, with protein sequence MEHKRLLKVRRRQKARKPEFRRYCWNKKLRLRNKSWRRPRGLFNKLRKRYGGKWSGRIPVNVGFGSPKAVRGLHPSGYEEVLVYNPADLEKIDKERQAVRIASCVGMKKRLAIEDKAKELGIKVLNPSG encoded by the coding sequence ATGGAGCACAAAAGGCTGCTTAAGGTGAGAAGGAGGCAGAAGGCAAGAAAGCCAGAGTTCAGAAGATACTGCTGGAACAAGAAGCTCAGATTGAGAAACAAAAGCTGGAGAAGGCCGAGAGGTTTGTTTAACAAGCTTAGAAAGAGATACGGTGGGAAGTGGAGCGGCAGAATTCCCGTCAATGTGGGCTTTGGCTCTCCCAAGGCCGTTAGGGGCTTGCATCCAAGCGGCTACGAGGAGGTCCTCGTTTACAATCCCGCTGATCTGGAAAAAATCGACAAGGAAAGACAGGCTGTGAGAATCGCCTCATGCGTTGGCATGAAGAAGAGGCTTGCGATTGAGGATAAGGCCAAGGAGCTTGGAATTAAAGTTCTCAATCCGTCAGGGTGA
- a CDS encoding 30S ribosomal protein S4e, which translates to MHQKRLSAPKTYKIPRKVSKWVVKPSPGPHNKEAIPLLVLVRDFLELADTGREARRIISAGEILVDGVVRKDYKFPVGLFDVVTIPKLEKSYRILFDEKGRYIPKEVEDADLKLYKITNKTLVRGGKVQLNLFDGTNILGSNDYKTKDSILLRIPEKEVVDHLKFEEGALVMITGGTHAGEIGRIKSYKIVRSSAPNLVTVEGEERDITTIEDYVFVVGKKDSDKPVIDLGV; encoded by the coding sequence TTGCATCAGAAGAGACTTTCCGCTCCGAAAACGTACAAAATTCCGAGAAAGGTTTCAAAGTGGGTTGTAAAGCCCTCACCTGGCCCACATAACAAGGAAGCCATCCCGCTTCTCGTGCTCGTTAGGGACTTCCTTGAGCTTGCCGATACCGGTAGAGAGGCGAGGAGAATCATTTCTGCAGGAGAGATACTTGTTGACGGAGTCGTCAGGAAGGACTACAAGTTCCCCGTGGGGCTTTTTGACGTTGTCACCATTCCAAAGCTTGAGAAGAGCTACAGAATTCTTTTCGACGAGAAGGGAAGGTATATACCAAAGGAGGTTGAGGATGCGGACCTCAAGCTCTACAAGATAACCAACAAAACGCTTGTGAGAGGGGGCAAGGTTCAGCTCAACCTCTTTGACGGCACAAACATCCTCGGCAGCAATGATTACAAGACGAAGGACAGCATCCTGCTAAGGATTCCCGAAAAGGAGGTCGTTGACCACCTCAAGTTCGAGGAAGGGGCCCTCGTCATGATTACCGGCGGCACTCATGCTGGTGAGATTGGCAGGATAAAGAGCTACAAGATTGTGAGGAGCTCTGCACCCAACCTCGTTACTGTTGAGGGAGAGGAGAGGGACATCACGACCATTGAGGACTACGTGTTTGTTGTGGGCAAAAAGGACAGTGATAAGCCCGTGATTGACCTGGGGGTGTAA
- a CDS encoding 50S ribosomal protein L2, whose protein sequence is MGKRIISQNRGKGTPTYRAPSHRYKTDAKLLRFKDEVVAAKVIDIQHDSARNGPVALVKLPDGSETYILAVEGLGTGDVVYAGDNVEIASGNITYLKNIPEGTPVCNIEAQPGDGGKFIRASGTFGFVVSREADKVLVQMPSGKQKWFHPNCRAMIGVVAGGGRTDKPFVKAGKKYHKMKSKAAKWPRVRGVAMNAVDHPFGGGKHQHVGKPKTVSRNAPPGRKVGSIAARRTGVRR, encoded by the coding sequence ATGGGTAAAAGAATAATCTCCCAGAATAGAGGAAAAGGAACCCCAACATACAGGGCTCCATCTCACAGGTATAAGACAGACGCAAAGCTTCTGAGGTTCAAAGATGAGGTAGTTGCGGCGAAGGTAATTGACATCCAGCACGATTCTGCAAGAAACGGTCCCGTTGCTCTTGTTAAGCTTCCCGACGGTTCTGAAACCTACATTCTCGCTGTTGAGGGCCTTGGAACGGGTGACGTTGTTTACGCTGGAGATAACGTTGAAATCGCTTCTGGAAACATAACCTACCTGAAAAACATCCCTGAGGGAACTCCTGTCTGCAACATCGAAGCTCAGCCCGGAGATGGGGGGAAGTTCATCAGAGCGAGCGGAACCTTCGGCTTTGTTGTTTCAAGAGAGGCTGACAAGGTTCTCGTTCAGATGCCCTCTGGGAAGCAGAAGTGGTTCCATCCAAACTGCAGGGCGATGATTGGTGTTGTTGCGGGCGGTGGCAGGACTGACAAGCCCTTTGTCAAAGCCGGAAAGAAGTACCACAAGATGAAGAGCAAGGCTGCGAAGTGGCCGAGGGTGAGGGGAGTTGCGATGAACGCAGTTGACCATCCCTTCGGTGGAGGTAAGCACCAGCATGTTGGTAAGCCCAAGACCGTCAGCCGTAACGCTCCTCCGGGAAGGAAGGTTGGAAGTATTGCAGCCCGCAGGACGGGTGTGAGGAGGTGA
- the rnp1 gene encoding ribonuclease P component 1: protein MRGRLQGVELIARDWIGLMVEVVESPNHSEVGIKGEVVDETQNTLKIMTEKGLKVVAKRGRTFRVWYKGKIMRIKGDLINFRPEDRIKRGLMMLKRAKGVWI from the coding sequence ATGCGAGGAAGGCTACAGGGTGTAGAGCTGATAGCGAGGGACTGGATTGGCCTGATGGTGGAAGTGGTGGAGAGTCCAAACCACAGCGAAGTGGGGATAAAGGGAGAAGTGGTTGATGAGACTCAGAACACGCTCAAAATAATGACTGAAAAAGGTTTAAAAGTCGTGGCGAAGAGAGGTAGAACCTTCAGAGTGTGGTATAAGGGTAAAATCATGCGGATAAAGGGTGATCTGATAAATTTCAGGCCGGAGGATAGGATAAAGAGAGGTTTGATGATGCTTAAAAGAGCCAAAGGTGTGTGGATATGA
- a CDS encoding 30S ribosomal protein S3 — protein MAVERKFVQERLKKLMVKEWIKDEVRSAGFGGVDILRTPLGTQVTLFVERPGLVIGKGGRRIKALTEKLKDFGIENPQVSVDEVEKPEFNAQLMASLLARALERGWYFRRAGYRFLYRIMEAGAKGCEIEISGKLVSERARTEKFVAGTIVHTGDPAESMVQKGFDIAIKKLGVLGVSVRIIPPDVTLPDEFEVKDVNIEHLRGESGEDEGDKGDEQGGEAQEAEGAGA, from the coding sequence ATGGCGGTAGAGAGAAAGTTCGTTCAGGAGAGGTTGAAGAAGCTGATGGTCAAGGAGTGGATCAAGGATGAGGTGAGGAGTGCAGGGTTTGGCGGAGTTGACATTCTTCGCACACCACTCGGAACGCAAGTAACGCTTTTCGTTGAAAGGCCTGGACTCGTCATTGGAAAGGGCGGAAGGAGAATCAAGGCTTTGACAGAGAAGCTGAAGGACTTCGGAATCGAGAATCCGCAGGTCAGCGTAGATGAGGTTGAAAAACCTGAGTTCAACGCGCAGCTGATGGCTTCACTGCTTGCAAGAGCCTTGGAGAGGGGATGGTACTTCAGAAGGGCTGGCTACAGGTTCCTCTACAGAATCATGGAAGCTGGTGCTAAGGGATGCGAGATTGAAATCAGCGGAAAGCTTGTCAGCGAGAGGGCGAGGACTGAGAAGTTCGTTGCAGGGACAATTGTTCACACAGGCGATCCAGCGGAGAGCATGGTTCAAAAGGGATTTGACATTGCCATCAAAAAGCTCGGAGTTCTGGGAGTTAGCGTTAGGATAATTCCGCCGGATGTGACTCTGCCCGACGAGTTTGAGGTTAAGGATGTAAATATTGAGCATCTGAGGGGTGAAAGCGGTGAAGATGAAGGAGATAAGGGAGATGAGCAGGGAGGAGAAGCTCAGGAAGCTGAGGGAGCTGGAGCTTGA
- a CDS encoding 50S ribosomal protein L6, which yields MRENRGWEVFSLLTSTEVYEERVVEVPEDVQLTIEGDSFRGYTLKAVGPKGENTRYLKYRGVFIEVGDGKVRVYTTSPKKKHKAMVGTFAGHIENLITGVKEGFEYHLKVVYAHFPIKVRVEGNEVIIENFIGEKHPRRAKIVGRAQVEISGQDIYVRGIDIEECGQTAANLEQATKIKRKDPRVFQDGIYIVKKP from the coding sequence ATGCGAGAAAACAGAGGTTGGGAGGTGTTCTCCTTGCTTACGTCTACTGAAGTTTACGAGGAAAGAGTTGTTGAAGTGCCGGAGGACGTGCAGCTAACCATCGAGGGAGACAGCTTCAGAGGTTACACTCTCAAGGCTGTGGGTCCGAAGGGGGAGAACACGAGGTATCTGAAGTACAGGGGAGTTTTCATTGAGGTTGGGGACGGGAAGGTGAGGGTTTACACAACCTCTCCCAAGAAAAAACACAAGGCAATGGTTGGGACCTTTGCTGGGCACATCGAAAACCTCATAACCGGAGTTAAGGAAGGTTTCGAGTACCATCTGAAGGTTGTTTACGCTCACTTTCCCATCAAGGTCAGAGTTGAAGGTAATGAGGTTATAATCGAGAACTTCATTGGAGAGAAGCATCCGAGAAGGGCGAAGATAGTTGGAAGGGCGCAGGTTGAGATAAGCGGTCAGGACATCTACGTGAGGGGCATAGACATCGAAGAGTGCGGTCAGACTGCCGCGAACCTCGAACAGGCGACAAAGATCAAGAGAAAGGACCCGCGTGTTTTCCAGGATGGGATATACATCGTAAAGAAGCCGTGA
- the rpsS gene encoding 30S ribosomal protein S19 yields MALKSKVIRPRDFKYRGYTLEELQKMPLEELAKLLPARERRKIKRGFTEQEEKLLRKLRKKGTARTHCRDMVVLPEMVGKVVFVHNGKEFVRVEIKPEMIGHRLGEFALTRRFEKHSGPGVGATRSSKYVPLK; encoded by the coding sequence GTGGCGTTAAAGAGCAAGGTTATCAGGCCGAGAGACTTCAAGTATCGCGGTTACACTCTGGAAGAGCTTCAGAAGATGCCTTTAGAAGAGCTTGCAAAGCTTCTTCCTGCGAGGGAGAGAAGGAAAATAAAGAGGGGCTTCACTGAGCAGGAGGAGAAGCTGCTGAGAAAGCTCAGAAAGAAGGGAACAGCAAGGACGCACTGCAGGGACATGGTTGTGCTGCCAGAGATGGTGGGCAAGGTCGTGTTCGTGCACAACGGCAAGGAGTTCGTGAGGGTTGAGATAAAGCCGGAGATGATAGGGCACCGCCTCGGAGAGTTCGCACTGACGAGGCGCTTCGAGAAGCATTCAGGGCCCGGTGTTGGTGCTACGAGGAGCAGCAAGTACGTCCCGCTGAAGTGA
- the rpmC gene encoding 50S ribosomal protein L29: MKEIREMSREEKLRKLRELELELLKLRTLVRSGGAVENPGRINLIRKDIARLKMALCEEGYRV; this comes from the coding sequence ATGAAGGAGATAAGGGAGATGAGCAGGGAGGAGAAGCTCAGGAAGCTGAGGGAGCTGGAGCTTGAACTTCTCAAGCTCAGAACCCTCGTGAGAAGCGGTGGCGCAGTGGAGAACCCGGGGAGAATCAACCTCATCAGGAAGGACATTGCAAGGCTTAAGATGGCGCTATGCGAGGAAGGCTACAGGGTGTAG
- a CDS encoding 30S ribosomal protein S14 yields MKKERTKVFGRGANECRRCGRRRGLIRMYGLYLCRQCFREVASELGFKKYW; encoded by the coding sequence ATGAAGAAGGAGAGAACCAAGGTTTTTGGAAGAGGTGCCAACGAGTGCAGAAGATGCGGCAGGAGGAGGGGCTTAATCAGAATGTACGGTCTCTACCTCTGCAGGCAGTGCTTTAGAGAGGTGGCTTCTGAACTCGGATTTAAGAAGTACTGGTGA
- a CDS encoding 50S ribosomal protein L23 produces the protein MLIKCFLVTEKSVAELEKNVLTAIVDMRARKEHIKKEIEKLFNVEVERVNTLITPKGEKKAYIKLKPDYSAEEILSKLGVF, from the coding sequence ATGCTGATTAAATGCTTCCTCGTTACGGAGAAGAGTGTTGCAGAGCTGGAAAAGAACGTGCTGACGGCGATAGTTGACATGAGGGCCAGAAAGGAGCACATCAAAAAGGAGATTGAAAAGCTCTTCAACGTTGAGGTGGAGAGGGTCAACACGCTGATAACGCCGAAAGGCGAGAAGAAAGCCTACATCAAGCTCAAGCCCGATTACTCGGCTGAAGAGATTCTTTCAAAGCTTGGAGTGTTCTGA
- a CDS encoding 30S ribosomal protein S17 translates to MRDIGIDVKPPERECEDENCPFHGTLSVRGQLLRGKVVKVYGKTAVIERELIRYVPKFERYMKKRSKLHAHNPRCIRARPGDIVTIGECRPISKTKSFVILEVVGNEGNKS, encoded by the coding sequence ATGAGGGATATTGGTATTGACGTGAAACCTCCTGAAAGGGAATGTGAGGATGAAAACTGTCCGTTTCACGGAACGCTTTCAGTGAGAGGACAGTTGCTTCGCGGCAAGGTTGTGAAGGTTTACGGCAAAACGGCAGTAATCGAGAGAGAGCTCATCAGATACGTGCCGAAATTCGAGAGATACATGAAGAAGAGGTCAAAGCTTCACGCTCACAATCCGAGGTGCATCAGGGCGAGGCCGGGAGATATTGTAACCATTGGAGAGTGCAGGCCGATTAGCAAAACAAAAAGCTTCGTGATTTTAGAGGTGGTGGGCAATGAAGGCAATAAGAGCTAA